The region CATCCCCGAACTTGGGATCCGGCAGTACATCGCGTTTTACTGCTGCGCGTCGGCGCGACATGCCTTCGTTCTTCCTATTTCGGGCGCTTGGCGCCGTAGAGCGAACGCCGCTGGCGACGGTCAGCGATGCCCTGGGTGTCCAGTACGCCGCGGAGGATGTGGTAACGCACGCCGGGCAGGTCCTTGACGCGCCCGCCGCGGATCATCACCACCGAGTGTTCCTGGAGGTTGTGGCCTTCGCCCGGGATGTAGCAGATCACTTCCTGCTGGTTCGTCAGGCGGACGCGCGCGACCTTGCGCAGCGCCGAGTTCGGCTTTTTCGGCGTCACCGTATAGACGCGGGTGCACACGCCGCGCTTTTGCGGGCAGCCCTGCATCGCCGGAACTTTGTTTCGGCTGAGCTGCGTGACCCGCGGATTGCGGACGAGCTGGTTGATCGTTGGCATGTGCCGTCGCTTCCCTTTGGCGCCTTGCAGGCCCTGTTGCAGGCGCGCCCGCCGCGCCCGCCGTATTCCGACTCAGCGGCGAAGCCACTGAACCGCCATGGTTTTTTCCGCCCGCCCCATACGCACAAAAGCCGCCGAGCGCATGGCACCGCCAGCTTTGGGGTGATTTTCGCCCACCCGTGGCCTACAGGGTTTTTCAAACGTTACGCCGTGACGACGCGTCTGGGCCGCAAACAAACCCACCACCGCCGCCGAAAATCGTGCCGAAACATATGGTTCGGCCTATGTGCTGTCAAGCGCGGAAAAGCCGGAATTCCATGGGTTTCGGGCGGCGCCGCCCGGAGTGTTCAGGCGGCGCTTTCCTCGCCAAGGCCAGCGTCGATACTGGCTGCTTCGAGTTCGGCCGCGGCGGCCTCGCGGGCGTCGGTGATTTCCTTGTCCCGGGTCGCCGCCAGCTGCTTGA is a window of bacterium DNA encoding:
- the rpsL gene encoding 30S ribosomal protein S12 — encoded protein: MPTINQLVRNPRVTQLSRNKVPAMQGCPQKRGVCTRVYTVTPKKPNSALRKVARVRLTNQQEVICYIPGEGHNLQEHSVVMIRGGRVKDLPGVRYHILRGVLDTQGIADRRQRRSLYGAKRPK